A window of Saimiri boliviensis isolate mSaiBol1 chromosome 1, mSaiBol1.pri, whole genome shotgun sequence genomic DNA:
gctcatgcctataatcccagaacttcgggaggctgagatggactgatagcttgagcccaggttggagaccatcctgggcgaCACAATGAAACCCTacctctgaaaaaaatatataaaaaattagctgggcgtggtggctcatacctgtagtcccagctacgaggtaggctgaggtgagagaattgcttaagcctaagagtcagaggttgcagtgagcacaactgcactccagcctgggcaaccctgtccaaaaaaaaaaaaaaagtgggaggagaagaaatgaaaaaacgaaaccaaaaatattttgtttttcttccaagtctcactctgtcacccaggctggagtgcagttgtgctcactacagcctctgactcccatgctcaagcaattctcccacctcagcctccctagtagctggaattacaggtgcctgccaccacacctggctaattttttatttttagtagagacaggatttttccatgttggccaggctggtcttaaactcctggcctcaagcaatttgcctacctcagcctcacaaggtgctaggattacaggtgtaagctaccgcacctggccagtatcTTTATACTTAGAGGTAAACAAAGATTTCATAAACAAGATACAAAAAGTATTAACCAAAAGTATAAGTTCTTCAGAACTTTTTTCTATCACAAGATAGCAAAGTGAAAAGCCATGCTACAGAGTGATACATTTACAACACATAAATCTGACAAAAGACATCTAGAACATAAAAGAactattatattaaaaatcaataagaaagagAGTcacaactcaatttttaaaatgggaaaaaacatGAATAATCAATACACAAGAGAGGATATTGAAAGGGCAAAACAGTGATTAACATGATTAGTTCTCGGGAAATGCACAGTAAAACTGCAATAAGAAACTGAAGGGTTGTAATGAACTTAGATTTGATTCAAGTTTATTGGATTTAATTCAAAATTACAGTGAAATAGCCATGACATAGTAAACAGGGAACAAAGATGCAGAAAGCAGGGCACGCTGAGTTTGAGGTGGCTTACTTGGATTGAAACTGAAGATACAGCTGCAAGAACTGAGATTGGCAAGATCTAGGCAATATTTCATCATTCTGAAGGCAATGCTCTGGTCCCATTGAAGGAACCAGAGTGCTAATCAagaaacagatgcagaaactCAGTCTCACATGCTTTCCAAAGGGAGTGATGTCAGTGCACTATAATTATGTGGATATGGATGCCCGGGATACTTTTCAGTAACAAAATATAAGACGAATTGTAATCTAAACTGGTGGAAAGAGTATAAAAAACACATGGAATATTTTACTTATGTGATCAAATAAACTTTAGGAACATCATCAgtaaatccacaatgagataccactacacactgACAATAAATTCCAAGTGTGAAAATGTGGAGTAACTGGAACTCTCCTGCTCTCATGGTGGGAATATAAATCGATACAGTCCCTTTGGGAACCATTTGGCTGTATATCCAAGCTATGGCACAGCAATTTCAgtcctgggtatatacctaagagagatgaaaatatatgtacacacacacaaacttgtaCAAGAATATTCATAACAGTTTTTTGCAAAATAGCCCAAACCCAAAAGTGACTCAAATTCTGCCAATATTGGAATATGTAGTGTTATAGCTTATTCTTATAATGCAATATTGTActacaatgaaaaagaataaattacatgTACATGGAATACTGTGAGTgataaaatattaagttaaagAAGATGCAGattgtgtgtattttattattatattgacagttggaaaacaaacaaaattacacTATGATGATAAAGATTAGTGGCTATGTTTGAGCATATTAATGACTAGGAGAAGGCATTTGGGAGGCTGCTGGGTTTTTTATAGTATTCTATAGTTTGATTTGAATAATAATTACACAGGCATATTTACTATGtaatatttattcatccatccatacaCTTAATATTTATgcactttatatgtattttggttcactaaaatgtttgaaagaaagaagaatgatggAGGGTTCAGCTGTGTCAAAGATGTACATGACTCATTTAAAAGGAGGAGCGGCAACATAGAGGTCACTGGCAGCCTTGACCAGAGCAGTTTCAAAGCAGTGATTAGGTTGAACACATAAATGGAGTGGGTTCAGGAGAGACTGGGAGGAGAGTAAGCTGAGGCAGTGAGTATTGTCTAGGTTCTAACTCTGGTTGGGAGCCAAAGTCCCTCATGATCTTGCCCTACCCAAtctatatattcttttctttcatgaaaacatctatctttttttccccaaagtcttaagGTCCCTTTTGGTTATTACTCTATAACACACGCTCTTACTCTGTGTTATCCAAAGGAGACAAATATTTATCAGGGAACTCAATAAGTAGAGAAATAAGTCTAGAAAAGTGCTTCCTGGCATCCCCCAAAGAGCTAAGTTTAGAATGGTGTAGAGCAGTGGTTCTCGACTATTAATGAGCTTTGGAATTATTGGAAAAATCTTgctaaaaatgcatatatttgagCTTCATTGCCCAGAGATTTAGAATCAGCAGATCTATCAGCAATGAGAATGGAGGAGCAGCAGCGGGGAGTATGCAGGAATTTGCACCTATAATATGTACCGTGAGGAACTCTAATGTTACTCACGTACAGACATCCTGTGAAGAGACACTAGTCTGTTATGTGCAAGCAGACAGGAAAGAGAGAATAGAGGCAGAATTTCACTACTGGTAGGGTAAATGGAACAAACAATGATTCTGCCTTTATTTTACTTCTCCCTGTCCCGGAGCCTTCAGCTCCTCTTGTACAGATAAGTTCTCTGAGCCCTGGGATATGATCATGTTCCTTTTCTGTCATCAAGGTTCTTTGTGTTGTAGGCTTATAAGAAAACCAAAGCTTTGCTGAcaagctttcttctttctttcctttcccctttacTCTTgcattctcccttttttctttccctcttcttttccccttccttttatCTTCaatcctctcttttcttctttttccctgtttctttccTTATACTCTTCCCTGTTTTTCCCACtcctttttcacttttcctttccatttgacctcccttcctcatttcctctctccctccaacTCTCAGATAGAAAAGAGGAAGTTCAACCAGAACTCTAATTCTACGTACTGTATCTTCATGGTCAACAAGCCCTACGCCATCACCTGCTCTGTGGTGGCGTTCTACATCCCATTTCTTCTCATGGTGCTGGCCTATTACCGCATCTATGTCACAGCTAAGGAGCATGCCCACCAGATCCAGATGTTACAACGGGCAGGAGCCTCCTCCGAGGGCAGGCCTCAGTCGGCAGACCAGCATAGCACTCACCGCATGAGGACAGAGACCAAAGCAGCCAAGACCCTGTGCATCATCATGGGTTGCTTCTGCCTCTGCTGGGCGCCATTCTTTGTTACCAATATTGTGGATCCTTTCATAGACTACACTGTCCCTGGGCAGGTGTGGACCGCTTTCCTCTGGCTCGGCTATATCAATTCCGGGTTGAACCCTTTTCTCTACGCCTTCTTGAATAAGTCTTTTAGGCGTGCCTTTCTCATCATCCTCTGCTGTGATGGTGAGCGCTACCGAAGACCTTCCATTCTGGGCCAGACTGTCCCTTGTTCAACCACAACCATTAACGGATCCACACATGTGCTAAGGTGAGTATACTAAGGGAGTTCATCAATTGGGTGGATTTGAATTACTCAGAAGAGGTAATGCTCCAGTTTTCTGTTTCCAGTGGGGTTATCCCTGAAACCTGCATATAATttgcaaagattaaaaaagatTCTACCATCTGGTCATTGAATAGAGCAGTGGTTAAGAGCTCAGGCTCTGGAGAGAGACTGAATTGCGTTCGAATCTAGTCTCCAtagttctgtgaccttgggtgGGTCGTTTAAACATTATTaaccttaatttcatttttaaaaaacttaagatAATAATCAGTGTATCTACATCACAATGTTTTTATGAGAAATTAGCTAGTGTATGTGGAGCACACGGTATGCCCTGATACTTAGTAAGTAtttagtaaatgttagctattattatttaaaggTGGTACTTTAGAGTAGTGGTTAAAAGCACGGGTTTTAAAGTAAAATAGATTTTGTCTTGACTCTCAGTGCTCCTACTGGCCATCTGCATACTCTATCTTGGTTTTACTTTCCTTACTTTAAAGAAAGGTAATAATGTTAGTTCTCATCTCATGCAGGTTTTGTGATGAGTAgagataatatattcatatagGACCTGACATACAGTAAGCACTCACAATAGtactaaaaatgttattaatagtaTTAGGACCAGTAGTAATAGCATAGGGCCTGAAAACCTAAGATGGCCATAAATAACatgataaactgaaaataaatacaataataaatataaaacagtaataCCATGTGATATGATGGTGTATGGGCAATCTAGAATTGgggtagaaagaaaaggaagttgaTTTGGCTTAAGAAGCtcagggaaggcttcacagaACATAGAACAGTATTTCATAAGAATTTGAGACATGGAGGAGAAAGCAGAGAAGCCATTTCAAGCAAATAGAACAGtataaggaaggaaatgaaatataAGAGAATATGGAAAcgtgcagtgatttttttttccaaggtcacataggTGAATGGAAGTGGTAGTGATTTTGGAGTCGAATGTTCAGTGTCTAGTTACGATACCTCTTTCTAAACCCTGAGAAATTTCTGGTCACCCTGGGCTAGAATTGTTCTCAGCTATGAAAAGCTGGTTGTGATGAGTGCATTCATCCTGTAGCAAAACTAGATTGTCAATgacactttttttctttgcccTGAGATGCACAGGAATTTCTAAAGAATAGTTCCTTCTTTGAGACaagcatttaatttttctgatgaTGATTAGTATTCAGCTGTTCTGGCAGCTGAAAATTGGGGgatattttcatttgcatgtgtaagaaaagaagaaaagaaaaataaaaattgctttaaaatataaatgctctGCCTCAGAGGCTGCTCAGAGCATGAATTCCATTTTTTGCTACAAGTGTAGGCAGATTTGTAGCTAAAGCCTAGCATGGTGTTGTGGTTTCAGCTGGTGGAAAGGCCCCAAAGGATACTCCTAGAAGCTGACATTCTCTCTTAATTATTACGCCTTCATGAGTGTCATAGAAAGAATTCAACCATGAACTGTGTGTACAGAAACTTCTGTGTGGGTGCCAAAGAGGTTTTAGCTATTTAAGCTAGCAGTTGCCTAAGTACGGGCTGTTGACAACTTACAAACAGCGCATGCTCCAGCACTTCATTTGCTAAATCAGTTGTTTAGCAGTTGATGGCTTTTTTCCCCATAGAAACTGTCATAGAGAGTTTGGGAGTTTGTAGGGCAGCCCAAGAAAGCCTATTTTACTAAATAGGATGTATTGTTAAAATCCTGCTGTGTCTGGTAATCTGCAGGATGATCGTAAAGCAGAGACAATTTGGAGATGGCGTATGGATGTACACTCcatattttcttccataaattTCTTCGTGAGGTCTGTGATGTTTTCCTGTGGGGGTGGAGAATCTTATAAGGGTAAGAGTGGCCTACACAGAATAGTTGAAACCTGCATCCGCTAGAGGGTAAATCTCACAAAGGATAGGAATTCTGCCTATTTTATTCAATGCTATATACCAGATACCCAACATGTTGTCTGATGTGTATAGGAACTTAATTTTATGATTTGTTAATTCTTGAAGAATTAACAAATCATAAAATTAATTCTTCTGATAAACTGTATTAACTTAGCACAACTAAGAAAATTTtgcatatttcttaaaaatccCACAAGTAGAGCATCAGCAAATTCAGATGAATTCaagaaatataaaaccaaaacaatgaaaattagtGTCAGCTTTTATCCTGCTAATCCTATGCTGTTCACAGAGAAAATGGTTAACATTAGTCTGCTGATCTTTTCAATGTATTTACAAACACtcataaaacttttcaaaaacatAAGTGATGTTTTTCTGTGGGGGTGAAGAATATTTGACTTAGAAAATGGAATCATTCTATATGTATTtatctacattttgttttttatccttTAACAAAACATTTTGAAGATCTTTTCACTGGGGAAAGTACAGCTCTAACTCATTCATTTTAGCTGTTCCATAAtcttctgtattaaaaatacatattcaaatttatttcattttttggtatTAGTGATGATATAGGTGTTTCCAATTACTTGCCATTGCAAACTGTACTGTTTTCAATGCTCTCGAACACATTTCTTGGTGCATATGCTAGTATTTCTTTCAGATAGCTATCAAAAATGAAATTGCTCTATTGACAGGTatggtcatttaaaatttttacatttactaTAATATTTGCATCCTAGCACACTGTAATAATTTGCATTCTCATCTGCGAGTGTGAGAGTATCCTGTACTCCTTCTCCTCACCAACGTTGAATATTattaatctttaatattttcttaattaaaatatattaggaTGGTGCAGAAGTAATTTCCATATCATTTAATTTGCATTACCCAGTGATTTATCAGATTGAACTTCTTCTAAATTAGTTATTTactatttatattcattattatataaactgcatttttatgtgtttggcCCTTTTTGTGATGActttgttgtctttttcttattaatatttctggatttttttttttatattctgtgTCATAGACTTGGCAAATACACCTCTCCATCTCTTGCctattttttaactttggttAACTTTTGACGTATAGAAGCTTCAGATTTTGAAAAGGTCTTCTTACTTTAAGAGTTGGCCCAGCTTCCTTCTTAAAATACTTCCCACATTAATTTTCCTTAACACCATACTTTCCTGGTTTTCCTACTAACTCACCAGCAACTTTTTCCCAGTTTCTTTTACAggctcttccttctttctttggcCTCTAACTGTTGCAGTTCTTCAGGTCTTGGCTTTTGATACTCTTCTCAGACTATGCTCTTACTTTACACATTCACCATGTATAACTTTAAATACCATCTTCATGCTGTCAACTCTCTCTTTAATCAGTATCTCCAGGACATAACACTCCTCTGACCTCCAGAGAGAAGATCTAATTTGCTTCCTTGACAACCGCATGTAGGTATCTCTTAGAAatctcaaaagtaaaatgagaataataatcttacagatgatgaaactgaaggtTTAAGAAATGAACTAACTTGTCCATGATTCTATACAACTAAAAGGTGGCAAGCCAAGAGTCTAACCCAAGCTGCTGACTCCCGAATCCACCTGCCTAACCAGTATAACATATTTTCACATGAAATAGCGATAGAAAACTGAGATCCAAGTCTCAGATTGGTTCGCCTTAGTCTGCTTAAATAGAAGGAAAAAGCTTCACTGTATTCCATGATTTCCTCCatcaaacaaacaataaaaataaccttccattaaaaaaaaaaaaagaaagaaatctcaaaagTAAAGCAACCAAAACAGAATTCTTGGTTCTATGCTCTTACACCCTGTATTGGCCCATTGCGTTGCTATAAACGAATatctgaagctgggtaatttataaagaaaagaggtttatttgtctAATGACTCTACAGGCTGCATGAGTGTGGCATCGGCATTGTCTCAGCTTCTGGTaggtctcaggaagcttttactcatggcagaagatgaagggggtTTCATACATGTCTCATGGCAAGACAGGGAGCAAGAGTctaaagaaagagaggagggaggtgctaGACTCTTTTTAACATCCAGATCTCACAATAACTGATACAGTGACAGTTCGATCGTCACTGCAAGAAGGTTACCAAGCCATTCATGTGTCTTCCAAgcccatgacccagacacctcccactaAACCCAACCTCCAActctggggatcacatttcaacatgagatttgaagaggACGAACATCCAAATTATCTCACCCTCTAACCACAAGTTTTCTGAGTCATCCCTATCTCCATAAATGGAATAATCTTGTATCATGTTACTAAATCAAGACACTTTTCTGTGGCTCTGAGGGAGAACTAACATATTAGAGGGCAGgcttaaagatttaaaaagaaaccaatcaGCTGGTATTGAAGAGATGGagctaaataaaaataactctaaAATTCAACCATGGGggcaaaatataaatcataaaaatgtaagataaatgAATATTTAGCTGCatgtataaaatttaacattttatagttGTGCCTTTGTTTACCTCACCCaagacaaacatttaaaaagtactgGACAAGTCACTGGAGAcctctttctattttattaataataatgattacgATACCTAACATTATTccagaaaataatgtttgttacTATATTTAAGAGCTCTAAATGCATCATCACATCTAATTTTTATAACTCAAAGAGGTAAGGTATTATTATCGctgtcattttaaagatgagaaaattgagtgTTAGGTTAAGTAACATGCCCAGAGTCACACAAATAGTAAACAATGAAGCTGGAATGCAGACCCATCTTTTTCTGACTTCAAAACTCTGTCTTGTCCAGCCACTTAGAGTCAGAGTTTTGATTACAACTTTCCATGTTCACCTTGACATTTTGGCTAAAGTTAATGAGTCATTCTTTAATCTATCAACTCTACcattttgttcatatttctgtAGTTTGCCTACAAACCATGGAAGACTAATAACTTGTTCAAACAAAGGCATTttcatactcatttttttttaaaaaaggaagtaagtTTAGATCAAATAGGCCTAGTCTTAGTAACCACTTGTTGACTTCTATCTTTGGGTACTCATTGactattcaaataaataatcaatttaaaataagttCATCTCAAGATTGGGATCAAACTCTTCTTCCTATGGTTTTCAGAACATACCTTTTCAACATTTCTTCAACTTCGTCATTTGTTCTTTTCTACTTCTGCTGGATGGCAGTGGCCTGTCTGCAGCACCGTTTCTCATGATGTTCCTACTGCCTTAGAGTAGAGAATTCCTTATTTAATTCCTATCacatcaaatatttcttgaggGGAGAAACTATGGCTTTCTTTTCTCTAGTATCTCACATAGTATCTGTATAACAGTAGATGATCAACTGATTAATACATTTTTGCTGATGAAAGGTCTTCCTGATTCTCTTCAGATTTATGAAggattaaaataatcaaaattgaaaactgttttgtttttgaaattttccctGAGATCTTAAAAGGTGTAGAGAACTTAGTCTACAGGACTCACATTGGGAAGACCCAGTTCATGACAACACTCCGATATTGTGAGGCCTCtttcttttaaagtctttttgaCAGAATGGAATTTCATTTCTCCAAGTTGAATTAGAAACAGCCCAGTCTGTCCTCAATGGTTTAGAATCATAGATCTCCTAAGGTTGGCCCTATCCATATGGCTCTTTGAttgacataaaattttattattaaatatgcagATGGGTagccaatgaaataaaatatgcttttgcAAGACAATCTTAGAGGATTTTGGTTACTAAAATTGTGCTAAGTAGTGTACACAGTAGCAGAGATGCTTGCAATTGTGTTTGACTATTTTCTGTTGAACAAGGGTCTTTGGAAATTTGCAACCCATGatcaaaataaaagtgaagatGGCATTTGACTGGATGATGACACCGTTTGTCTAGACATACAGGTTACATGGTCTTCTAAGTATAGCTTCTATAAATTATTGTCATATAAATGTTTTGGGGAAATTTTTAATTTGTCTGCATGAATATATTAGAAAGAGGCATAGTGCCCGTGTGTGGAATTCTAAGAGGTTCATCAAGTGCACAAACTCAGATTGTCAGTGAATTTGGATCCAGCCTCTTTCTCCTTGTTTCATCCTTAATCTTTTTCTGCAGCTGCATTTTTCCCACCCACCAATACCTGTCCTACTCTTATAGAAATCACTTTTCCCACTCTAGGAAACCCACACTGAACACagtgacagagaagaaaagaaataacttaatGATAAAATACTAGCTGCATTCCTACTAAAGTCAGGAATAAAATGATGATGTCATATTATCTCTTGTGGACAACATTGTACATGCAAAattcaaatgacagaaaaaagaaatacgaTATATAAATATTGGGAAAAAGAGCAAAGTTGCCATTATTTATTAGTCATCTATATGATCTATTATGATCATATTCCAGGAAAATCCGCTGTAAACTGTGAAAAGTAATAAGATATTTCATAAGGATGGTCAATAAGACTCAACCGTCAGTGACTTTTCTACACACGAGAAATAACCAATTAGAATGCTCAGGTGActgagccagacactgtctcaaaaaacaaaacaaaacaaaacaaaacaaaaaatactagcCATAGAAGCAATAACTACTAAAATTCCTTAAAATTGTAAGACTTATTGAAggaaacaaactttaaaactgtACAGAAGAGCAGACAAATTGCTAAAGGTTCATTGTGGATAGTAGAAGAGATGGCTATAAAACCCAGATTTTGCTTTTGAGGTTGTAGGCCTATTAGAACTCCAGGTTTGCAGATTCTGGAACTCAATGTATTAAGTTCTGAAGTTTGATTTACAGGAACCATGTACTGAGCACTTAATGCAGCAGGCAGCACGCAGCAGATATAAACAGGAACCACTGAAACAAGGGATACACAAGCAAGGAATTACAGTAAGGTGGACATCACTGCAGGTATGCACAAGGTTTATCAGGAGCTGAGGGAATTGCTAACACATCAACAGTTTCCTTGTCATTACTGGCAATGCATATCCAGTCTCTGCTTGAACTCTTGCAATGAGAGAAGCTTCCCACCTGAGGAGCCTGCTCAAAGGTTGGGCAGCTCTAGAGCTTAAAAGGTTTTCCTTATATTGAGTTGAAGTTTCCATTCCTGTGGCTTCTACTCACTGACCGTCATTCTGCcttgagaaagagaaaaccaggTTATATCTCTTATGTTAGGACAGCcctttatgtatattttgccCATAGGTTCTTTCTGAggcatttctttttcagaataaatATCCCAATTTCTTTTATTGCTCTCCATGTATATTATTGTTGGAAATTCGGCGAGTGCAATTAtcttctcttaatttttatttttattgattgtttttcCTTCAAAGCATGATTGGCAGACCACtcacattagaatcatctggttGCTTAGtaaaaacacagattcctgggTCCCACTCATTGAATCAGGACAGGGCTTGTTTAGAGCCACAGTCCTAGACTTTTGCGGATCAGAATGGCCCAAGGTGTGCTGGCACTGATTGTGATTCAGGGCTTCAAGTTTTGaaacatattacatattacaatTCTTAGGTTCTTAtagaatctctctttttttttttttttttttttgaaatggagtctcacactgtcatccagttGCAGTGTGCAAAGATCAAGTGTAATGgtttgatctctgctcactgcaacttccgcttcctgagttcaagcgattctcctgcctcagcttcccaagtagctgggattacaggtgcccgctacgaAGCTTGGctattttttcgtatttttggtagagatagggtttcaccatggtggccagactggtctcaaactcctgaccttgtgattcacccacctcggcctcccaaaatgctgggattatgggagtgagccatcatacccaacCCAGAATCTCTCAAAAGATAACAACTTTATCTAATTAACTGGTAAACTATAATTAGTAGAAAATTCCTTTTGGAAGTCTGCTTCAGTTCATCATGCTTTAAGCCAAGTGAATCTCTTCACTTGGGAGACATGGTATGACTAGTCTTGTGACCACAACAAGGTGACAGGTGGTAGGAACAAGTCATATTGATTTGATTTGAGGTTCTTTGGGGATTTGTTTATGGGGTTCTTTGTCCATTGGATAAATACTAAGGACCTTGCTGGTGTTTCTGCCTCTTGTATCCTCAGAGTCTAGTAAAGTGCCTGGAGCATTGTAGGACTTGACGAGGGGATGAGTGAATGCTTTGTTCCTACTCCATTGGCCTACTCGCTCTTCTGTTTAACTGTCTCCATGATTATTAGCCCAGATAACGGAGGGCAGAAAAGGAACTACGGGTGCTGACTGTCACCTTAGAACAGAGATTTTCCCTACACAAAATCTGCCAAATACTCCAGTTTTGGCTTCTTTGGTAGATAATCCCCATCCTCCTATTTCACCACTtcattgtgaaaataaaacaaaataattgatgTGAAATTGCTTTGCCAACTTCAATGCTCTGTCCACATAGGAGTGATAATTTTAAGAACAGACTATTCATAAATTAGGCAACACAGCAGAGATTGTATGAAAAGTTTAGCTTTGGAGATGGGTTTCTCTGCTCTCTCACCAGGCTTAGATTCTTCCCTGGTTTCTCAGGTTCAAACCTTACTCAAACCAGGACACTTACCACATTCCTAAGAAGTCTAAGAACTCTTACAAGCACTTTCCAAAGAACTTATTGCCTTTCTAACTCAGTTCTTGGCTACCATCCTCTGTTATCCACCATCAATCCTCATGATAAACAGGCTGTCCATTGACTTGAGATCTCCAGATCTGTGTTGTACGATAGGgtaaccactagccacatgttactctttaaattttaatttaaccaAAGTGAAATACAATTAGCAACTCAGTTTTTTAGTCACACTAGTTATATTCCAAGTATTCGTTAGTCACATGCGGTGAATGGCTATTGGTTTAGATatcataaatatagaaaattttcatGATCGTAAAATGTTTTGTTGACCAAGCAGCTCCAAAGCTATATGTGCCTTTTCTCTGGAAGGAAGCAATACAACCTTCTCTCAGACTAACTAACTCTTGTTACC
This region includes:
- the HTR4 gene encoding 5-hydroxytryptamine receptor 4 isoform X3, with translation MPFGAIELVQDIWIYGEMFCLVRTSLDVLLTTASIFHLCCISLDRYYAICCQPLVYRNKMTPLRIALMLGGCWVIPTFISFLPIMQGWNNIGIIDLIEKRKFNQNSNSTYCIFMVNKPYAITCSVVAFYIPFLLMVLAYYRIYVTAKEHAHQIQMLQRAGASSEGRPQSADQHSTHRMRTETKAAKTLCIIMGCFCLCWAPFFVTNIVDPFIDYTVPGQVWTAFLWLGYINSGLNPFLYAFLNKSFRRAFLIILCCDGERYRRPSILGQTVPCSTTTINGSTHVLRDAVECGGQWESQCHPPATSPLVAAQPSDT